In the Gymnogyps californianus isolate 813 chromosome 3, ASM1813914v2, whole genome shotgun sequence genome, one interval contains:
- the LRATD1 gene encoding protein LRATD1 encodes MGNQLDRITHLNYSELPTGDPSGIEKDELRVGVAYFFSDEEEDLDERGQADKYSVKGSGSPGQETPTHHLHHQLVLNETQFSAFRGQECIFSKVSSGPQAGDLSVYSVSALPALCKPGDLLELLYLGPSEHPPPHWAVYVGSGQIIHLHQGQIRQDSLYEAAGGNVGRVVNSWYRFRPLVAELVVQNACGHLGLKSDEICWTNSESFAAWCRFGKREFKAGGELQAAAGTQPQQQYHLKIHLAENKVHTVRFHSLEDLIREKRRIDASGKLRVIKDLAIVDGKE; translated from the coding sequence ATGGGAAATCAACTGGATCGCATCACCCACCTGAATTACAGCGAGCTGCCGACCGGGGACCCCTCGGGGATCGAGAAAGACGAGCTGCGCGTCGGGGTGGCTTACTTCTTTTCGGATGAGGAGGAGGACCTGGACGAGCGAGGCCAGGCAGACAAGTACAGCGTGAAGGGCTCCGGCAGCCCTGGCCAGGAGACGCCCAcccaccacctccaccaccaGCTGGTGCTGAACGAGACCCAGTTCTCCGCTTTCCGCGGCCAGGAATGCATCTTCTCCAAGGTCAGCAGCGGCCCCCAGGCTGGGGACCTCAGCGTCTACTCGGtgtcagccctgcctgccctctgcaAGCCGGGGGacctgctggagctgctctACCTGGGGCCGTCGGAGCACCCGCCGCCGCACTGGGCAGTGTACGTGGGCAGCGGGCAGATCATCCACCTGCACCAGGGGCAGATCCGCCAGGACAGCTTGTACGAGGCGGCCGGGGGCAACGTGGGCCGGGTGGTGAATAGCTGGTACCGCTTTCGCCCGCTGGTGGCTGAGCTGGTGGTGCAAAACGCCTGCGGGCACCTGGGCTTAAAAAGCGACGAGATCTGCTGGACTAACTCCGAGAGCTTCGCCGCCTGGTGCCGCTTCGGGAAAAGGGAGTTCAAAGCCGGgggggagctgcaggctgctgccggcacccagccccagcagcagtaCCATCTCAAGATCCACTTGGCGGAGAACAAGGTGCACACGGTGAGGTTCCACAGCCTGGAGGATCTAATACGCGAGAAGCGCAGGATCGATGCCAGTGGCAAACTGAGGGTGATCAAAGACCTGGCTATAGTGGATGGGAAAGAATAG